A single region of the Anser cygnoides isolate HZ-2024a breed goose chromosome W, Taihu_goose_T2T_genome, whole genome shotgun sequence genome encodes:
- the LOC136788607 gene encoding WAS/WASL-interacting protein family member 3-like encodes MLGTGKCWCETVLGMANDAWEGKPDGDGKVLRREACLGPKPAVLTKMAVRGWSAVGTEPPLPAFPNRPPHSPATMAEGFPRRLPRLPQTQNSPFVVPAVPPTVAAWLLPSLPGAMALPLQPPQVPTLPYALPQATVWHVVPGVQGQVLQLPAGVQLAPGGHLPPEGHHLQLGQLPAVGQLPAVGQLPHTAPPWAPVYQWGQPVGTGTVLPQDPLWLGPGAVLHGELLHPAGTCLLQAPAHPGPPPLLVPGPPLRGQALPAPRTLTSSRGQLPEPCDHAVGLSEDQGPPLPGPTPPEPAQAPTTASTRTVTPDAATVAEVPEEPLELLELGPDAFAEAFPHLAGDSQQLQHLQDQLPADLDISGLEELLSWLDAVEPQDAFPGVPSSPVLSRFLSELPDLCEDMEEPSTQGLAATRALGEVPSTPGVHPEKVQGGRAVQPPAVPAASSPLKPAASPQLSALRRPLPNPPFTLPKRPPHPEFLTALSRPLPNPPSRPLKRPPDPEFLNSLRRPLPKPRLSPLKSPPDPEFIRALRRTLPNPPLGPLKSPPGPEFIRALRRPLPNPPLSPLKSPPPAPAPTGTKWGAKRPTPTSTPSTAQSSQHRRPATEKTPGKEKTTLLGQGGQGPKTLCQGKTGGHSAVAGSSSQAGGGRQQPASDSTRAPSKRARSPGAAGGQGAAAPPPRRALLLLEQ; translated from the exons atgcttgggacggggaagtgttggtgtgaaaccgtcctgggcatggcaaatgatgcgtgggagggaaagcctgatggggatggaaaagtcttgcgacgggaagcctgcttgggtccaaaacctgcagtcctcaccaagatggcggtgaggggctggtcagccgttgggacggaaccgccgttgcccgcgttccccaaccgaccgccccactctccagccaccatggcag agggtttccccagacggcttccgcggcttccgcagacgcaaaactcccccttcgtcgtcccagccgtgccgccaacggtggctgcgtggctgctgccctccctccccggagcgatggcgctgcccttgcagcccccccaggtacccaccctcccctacgcgctgccccaggccaccgtctggcacgtggtgccgggggtccaggggcaggtgctgcagctccccgccggggtgcagctggcacctggggggcacctcccacccgaggggcaccacctgcagcttgggcagctccccgccgtggggcagctccctgctgtggggcagctcccccacaccgctcctccctgggcccccgtctaccagtggggacagcccgtggggacggggacggtgctgccccaggatcccctctggctggggcccggggccgtgctccatggggagctcctgcaccccgcaggcacctgcctgctgcaggcccctgcccaccccggccccccacccctcctcgtcccggggcctccgctgcgggggcaggcgctccccgcgccccgcaccctgaccagcagccgggggcagctgccggagccctgcgaccacgccgtggggctcagcgaggaccaggggcccccgctgcccggccccactccccccgagcctgcccaggctccaacgaccgccagcacccggacggtgacgcccgacg cggcgacagttgcagaggtgcctgaggagcccctggagctgcttgagctgggccccgatgccttcgccgaggcctttccccacctggcaggggacagccagcagctgcagcacctgcaggaccagctcccggccgacctggacatctccggcttggaggagctgctcagctggctcgatgccgtggagccccaggacgccttccccggtgtccccagcagtcctgtgctcagccgcttcctgtctgagctgcccgacctctgcgaggacatggaggagccgagcacacagggactggcagccaccagagcgctgggtgaggtaccctcaacccctggggtgcaccccgagaaggtgcagggtgggcgggcggtgcagccccctgctgtgccggcagcgagctcccccctcaagcctgcagccagtccccagctcagtgccctcaggagacccctgcccaaccctcccttcactctccccaaaaggcccccccaccctgaattcctcactgcccttagcagacccctgcccaaccctccctcgcgtcccctcaagagaccccccgaccctgaattccttaattcccttaggagacccctgcccaagcctcgcctgagtcccctcaagagcccccccgaccctgaatttattagagcccttaggagaaccctgcccaatccccctctgggtcccctcaagagcccccccggccctgaatttattagagcccttaggaggcccctgcccaatccccctctgagtcccctcaagagccccccgcctgcccctgcgcccaccggcaccaagtggggggccaagcgccccacgcccaccagcacccccagcacagcgcagagctcccagcacaggaggccggcgacggagaaaacccccggcaaggagaagacgacgctgctgggccagggtggccaaggccccaagacgctgtgccaggggaagacgggtggccacagcgcggtggctggcagcagcagccaagcgggcggcggcaggcagcagccggcgagcgacagcaccagggcgcccagcaagagagcccgaagcccgggggctgctggggggcaaggagcagcggcaccgcctccccggagagcgctgctgctgctgga
- the LOC136788838 gene encoding WAS/WASL-interacting protein family member 3-like, which produces MLGTGKCWCETVLGMANDAWEGKPDGDGKVLRREACLGPKPAVLTKMAVRGWSAVGTEPPLPAFPNRPPHSPATMAEGFPRRLPRLPQTQNSPFVVPAVPPTVAAWLLPSLPGAMALPLQPPQVPTLPYALPQATVWHVVPGVQGQVLQLPAGVQLAPGGHLPPEGHHLQLGQLPAVGQLPAVGQLPHTAPPWAPVYQWGQPVGTGTVLPQDPLWLGPGAVLHGELLHPAGTCLLQAPAHPGPPPLLVPGPPLRGQALPAPRTLTSSRGQLPEPCDHAVGLSEDQGPPLPGPTPPEPAQAPTTASTRTVTPDAATVAEVPEEPLELLELGPDAFAEAFPHLAGDSQQLQHLQDQLPADLDISGLEELLRWLDAVEPQDAFPGVPSSPVLSRFLSELPDLCEDMEEPSTQGLAATRALGEVPSTPGVHPEKVQGGRAVQPPAVPAASSPLKPAASPQLSALRRPLPNPPFTLPKRPPHPEFLTALSRPLPNPPSRPLKRPPDPEFLNSLRRPLPKPRLSPLKSPPDPEFIRALRRPLPNPPLGPLKSPPGPEFIRALRRPLPNPPLSPLKSPPPAPAPTGTKWGAKRPAPTSTPSTAQSSQHRRPATEKTPGKEKTTLLGQGGQGPKTLCQGKTGGHSAVAGSSSQAGGGRQQPASDSTRAPSKRARSPGAAGGQGAAAPPPRRALLLLEPPPH; this is translated from the exons atgcttgggacggggaagtgttggtgtgaaaccgtcctgggcatggcaaatgatgcgtgggagggaaagcctgatggggatggaaaagtcttgcgacgggaagcctgcttgggtccaaaacctgcagtcctcaccaagatggcggtgaggggctggtcagccgttgggacggaaccgccgttgcccgcgttccccaaccgaccgccccactctccagccaccatggcag agggtttccccagacggcttccgcggcttccgcagacgcaaaactcccccttcgtcgtcccagccgtgccgccaacggtggctgcgtggctgctgccctccctccccggagcgatggcgctgcccttgcagcccccccaggtacccaccctcccctacgcgctgccccaggccaccgtctggcacgtggtgccgggggtccaggggcaggtgctgcagctccccgccggggtgcagctggcacctggggggcacctcccacccgaggggcaccacctgcagcttgggcagctccccgccgtggggcagctccctgctgtggggcagctcccccacaccgctcctccctgggcccccgtctaccagtggggacagcccgtggggacggggacggtgctgccccaggatcccctctggctggggcccggggccgtgctccatggggagctcctgcaccccgcaggcacctgcctgctgcaggcccctgcccaccccggccccccacccctcctcgtcccggggcctccgctgcgggggcaggcgctccccgcgccccgcaccctgaccagcagccgggggcagctgccggagccctgcgaccacgccgtggggctcagcgaggaccaggggcccccgctgcccggccccactccccccgagcctgcccaggctccaacgaccgccagcacccggacggtgacgcccgacg cggcgacagttgcagaggtgcctgaggagcccctggagctgcttgagctgggccccgatgccttcgccgaggcctttccccacctggcaggggacagccagcagctgcagcacctgcaggaccagctcccggccgacctggacatctccggcttggaggagctgctcagatggctcgatgccgtggagccccaggacgccttccccggtgtccccagcagtcctgtgctcagccgcttcctgtctgagctgcccgacctctgcgaggacatggaggagccgagcacacagggactggcagccaccagagcgctgggtgaggtaccctcaacccctggggtgcaccccgagaaggtgcagggtgggcgggcggtgcagccccctgctgtgccggcagcgagctcccccctcaagcctgcagccagtccccagctcagtgccctcaggagacccctgcccaaccctcccttcactctccccaaaaggcccccccaccctgaattcctcactgcccttagcagacccctgcccaaccctccctcgcgtcccctcaagagaccccccgaccctgaattccttaattcccttaggagacccctgcccaagcctcgcctgagtcccctcaagagcccccccgaccctgaatttattagagcccttaggagacccctgcccaatccccctctgggtcccctcaagagcccccccggccctgaatttattagagcccttaggaggcccctgcccaatccccctctgagtcccctcaagagccccccgcctgcccctgcgcccaccggcaccaagtggggggccaagcgccccgcgcccaccagcacccccagcacagcgcagagctcccagcacaggaggccggcgacggagaaaacccccggcaaggagaagacgacgctgctgggccagggtggccaaggccccaagacgctgtgccaggggaagacgggtggccacagcgcggtggctggcagcagcagccaagcgggcggcggcaggcagcagccggcgagcgacagcaccagggcgcccagcaagagagcccgaagcccgggggctgctggggggcaaggagcagcggcaccgcctccccggagagcgctgctgctgctggagccccccccccattaa